In Phragmites australis chromosome 24, lpPhrAust1.1, whole genome shotgun sequence, the following are encoded in one genomic region:
- the LOC133907611 gene encoding brassinosteroid LRR receptor kinase BRL2-like → MPMDMLNLILLLLSSIYAALVSTPVAAAGTDAQALLWFKASVQKDPRGVLSSWQPSDSDNACSWYGVSCNGDGRVTRLDLACCSLAGRASLPSLSAVDALCHLNLSGNSELRAAAADLLSLPRALQTLDLSYGGVVGSLPGDLLTRYPNLTDVSLARNNLTGAFPETLLAGAPSIRSFDVSGNNLSGDISGMSFAGTLTLLDLSDNLFGGAIPPALSGCAGLRTLNLSYNGLSGTIPKSVAGIAGLEVLDVSSNHLTGVIPDSIGNACGSLKVLKVSSNNVSGPIPESLSWCRALRLLDAANNKLSGAIPAAVFGNLTSLEGLILNNNFISGPLPSTISSCVNLRVADLSSNKISGPLPAELCSPGAALEELRMPDNLLTGTIPPGLSNCSWLRVIDFSINYLRGPIPPQLGRLRGLEQLVMWFNSLEGRIPAELGQCWRLRTLILNNNFIGGDIPVELFNCTGLEWVALTSNRFTGTIRPEFGRLTRLAVLQLANNSLEGVIPKELGNCSSLMWLDLNSNRLTGEIPRRLGRQLGSTPLSGILSGNTLAFVRNVGNSCKGVGGLLEFAGIRPVRLLQVPTLKSCDFTRLYSGAAVSGWTRYQTLEYLDLSYNALSGSIPQEFGDMVVLQVLDLARNNLTGEIPASLGRLRNLGVFDVSHNGLTGGIPYSFSNLSFLVQIDVSDNNLTGEIPQLGQLSTLPASQYAGNPGLCGMPLLPCGPPPRATASVLAEPDSSRSDKRTLGTVILVVLVAAGLACALSAACVVAARARRKEALMLSNLQDGTRTATTWKLGKVEKEALSINVATFQRQLRRLTFTQLIEATNGFSAGSLIGSGGFGEVFKATLKDGSCVAIKKLIHLSYQGDREFTAEMETLGKIKHKNLVPLLGYCKIGEERLLVYEYMSHGSLEDAVHGRALRLPWERRKRVARGAAKGLCFLHHNCIPHIIHRDMKSSNVLLDGDMEARVADFGMARLISALDTHLSVSTLAGTPGYVPPEYYQSFRCTAKGDVYSLGVVLLELLTGRRPTDKEDFGDTNLVGWVKMKVREGAGKEVVDPELVAAAKDGEEEREMARFLELALQCVDDFPSKRPNMLQVVAMLRELDDVPPLHEPAPAAAAAARE, encoded by the coding sequence ATGCCAATGGACATGCTCAACCTgatcctgctcctcctctcatCAATCTACGCGGCGTTGGTGTCTACGCCGGTGGCGGCAGCCGGGACCGACGCGCAGGCACTTCTCTGGTTCAAGGCGTCCGTCCAGAAAGATCCTAGAGGAGTCCTGTCATCATGGCAGCCGAGTGACAGTGACAACGCATGCAGCTGGTACGGCGTGTCGTGCAACGGCGACGGGAGGGTGACGCGGCTGGACCTAGCGTGCTGCAGCCTTGCCGGGCGCGCGTCGCTGCCCTCGCTGTCCGCCGTCGACGCGCTGTGCCACCTCAACCTGTCCGGCAACAGCGAGctccgcgcggcggccgccgacCTGCTCAGCCTCCCGCGCGCGCTGCAGACGCTTGATCTCTCCTACGGCGGCGTCGTCGGCAGCCTCCCCGGGGACCTGCTCACGCGCTACCCCAACCTCACCGACGTCAGCCTCGCGCGGAACAACCTCACGGGCGCGTTCCCGGAGACGCTCCTTGCTGGCGCGCCGAGCATCCGGTCGTTCGACGTGTCGGGCAACAACCTGTCCGGGGACATCTCCGGGATGTCGTTTGCCGGGACGCTGACACTGCTCGACCTGTCCGATAACCTTTTCGGCGGCGCGATCCCGCCCGCGCTGTCGGGGTGCGCGGGCCTCAGGACGCTCAACCTGTCGTACAACGGCCTCTCCGGAACGATACCGAAGTCGGTGGCCGGCATCGCGGGTCTCGAGGTGCTCGACGTCTCGTCGAACCACCTCACCGGCGTAATCCCTGACAGCATCGGGAACGCGTGCGGGTCGCTGAAGGTTCTCAAAGTGTCGAGCAACAACGTTTCTGGACCGATCCCGGAGTCCCTGTCGTGGTGCCGCGCGCTCCGGCTGCTGGACGCCGCCAACAACAAGCTGTCAGGCGCCATCCCGGCCGCGGTGTTCGGCAACCTGACGTCGCTCGAGGGCCTGATCCTCAACAACAACTTCATCTCAGGGCCACTCCCGAGCACGATCTCCTCATGCGTGAACCTCAGGGTCGCGGACCTCAGCAGCAACAAGATCTCCGGCCCGCTGCCGGCGGAGCTCTGCTCTCCCGGCGCGGCGCTGGAGGAGCTACGGATGCCGGACAACCTCCTCACCGGCACCATCCCGCCGGGGCTGTCCAACTGCTCGTGGCTGAGGGTGATCGACTTCAGCATCAACTACCTCCGCGGCCCGATCCCGCCGCAGCTCGGCCGGCTGCGCGGCCTCGAGCAGCTGGTGATGTGGTTCAACAGCCTGGAGGGCCGGATCCCGGCAGAGCTGGGGCAATGCTGGCGCCTCCGCACGCTGATCCTGAACAACAACTTCATAGGTGGCGACATTCCGGTCGAGTTGTTCAACTGCACCGGCCTCGAGTGGGTGGCGCTGACGAGCAACCGGTTCACCGGCACGATCAGGCCGGAGTTCGGGCGTCTGACCCGGCTCGCCGTTCTGCAGCTGGCGAACAACAGCCTGGAGGGCGTCATCCCCAAGGAGCTCGGCAACTGCAGCAGCCTGATGTGGCTGGACCTCAATAGCAACCGGCTGACCGGCGAGATCCCGCGACGGCTCGGCCGGCAGCTCGGGTCGACACCCCTGAGCGGGATCCTGTCTGGCAACACGCTGGCGTTCGTGCGCAACGTCGGGAACTCGTGCAAAGGCGTCGGCGGGCTGCTGGAGTTCGCCGGCATCCGGCCGGTGCGGCTGCTGCAGGTGCCAACGCTCAAGAGCTGCGACTTCACGCGGCTCTACTCCGGCGCGGCGGTCAGCGGGTGGACGCGGTACCAGACGCTGGAGTACCTCGACCTCTCGTACAACGCGCTCTCCGGCAGCATCCCCCAGGAGTTCGGCGACATGGTGGTGCTCCAGGTGCTGGACCTGGCGCGGAACAACCTCACCGGCGAGATCCCAGCGTCGCTCGGGCGGCTGCGCAACCTCGGCGTGTTCGACGTGTCGCACAACGGCCTGACCGGCGGCATCCCGTACTCCTTCTCCAATCTCTCGTTCCTGGTGCAGATCGACGTGTCCGACAATAACCTCACCGGCGAAATCCCGCAGCTCGGGCAGCTTAGCACGCTGCCGGCGAGCCAGTACGCGGGCAACCCGGGCCTCTGCGGCATGCCGCTGCTGCCGTGCGGGCCACCTCCGAGGGCGACCGCGTCCGTCTTGGCGGAGCCCGACAGTAGCCGTTCTGACAAGCGCACCTTGGGGACCGTGATCCTGGTCGTTCTGGTCGCTGCCGGTCTGGCGTGCGCTCTATCGGCGGCGTGCGTGGTGGCGGCGCGCGCGCGTCGGAAGGAGGCGCTGATGCTGAGCAACCTGCAGGACGGGACACGCACGGCGACGACGTGGAAGCTGGGCAAGGTGGAGAAGGAGGCCCTGAGCATCAACGTGGCTACGTTCCAGCGTCAGCTCCGGCGCCTCACCTTCACGCAGCTGATCGAGGCGACGAACGGGTTCTCCGCCGGCAGCCTGATCGGCTCCGGTGGTTTCGGCGAGGTGTTCAAGGCGACGCTGAAGGACGGCTCCTGCGTCGCCATCAAGAAGCTGATCCACCTGAGCTACCAGGGCGACCGCGAGTTCACGGCGGAGATGGAGACGCTGGGCAAGATCAAGCACAAGAACCTTGTCCCCCTGCTCGGCTACTGCAAGATCGGCGAGGAGCGGCTGCTGGTGTACGAGTACATGAGCCACGGCAGCCTCGAGGACGCCGTGCACGGCCGAGCATTGCGGCTGCCCTGGGAGCGGCGGAAGCGGGTGGCGCGCGGCGCCGCCAAGGGCCTGTGCTTCCTGCACCACAACTGCATCCCGCACATCATCCACCGGGACATGAAGTCCAGCAACGTGCTCCTAGACGGCGACATGGAGGCCCGCGTTGCCGACTTCGGCATGGCGCGGCTGATCAGCGCGCTGGACACGCACCTGAGCGTGAGCACGCTGGCGGGGACGCCCGGGTACGTGCCGCCGGAGTACTACCAGAGCTTCCGGTGCACCGCCAAGGGCGACGTCTACTCCCTCGGCGTCGTGCTGCTGGAGCTCCTCACGGGGCGAAGGCCGACGGACAAGGAGGACTTCGGGGACACCAACCTCGTCGGCTGGGTGAAGATGAAGGTCAGGGAGGGCGCTGGCAAGGAGGTCGTCGACCCAGAGCTCGTCGCCGCAGCCaaggacggcgaggaggagagggagatggcgaGGTTCCTGGAGCTGGCGCTGCAGTGCGTGGACGACTTCCCGTCGAAGCGGCCCAACATGCTGCAGGTCGTCGCCATGCTCAGGGAGCTCGACGACGTGCCTCCGCTTCACGAACCAGCaccagctgccgccgccgctgctcgtGAGTGA
- the LOC133907942 gene encoding U1 small nuclear ribonucleoprotein 70 kDa-like isoform X2, which translates to MSDYGHGAPRGPNQDSRPRGQGQRPNVQQLKLMGQIHPTGLTPNLLKLFEPRPPLEYKPPLEKRKCPAYTGMAQFVSHFAEPGDPEYSPPVPKCETRSEKKARIRMNKLEQGAAKVAEEIQKYDPQSDPNATGDPYKTLFVARLNYETPEHKIKREFEAYGPIKRVRLVTDKETSKPRGYAFIEFMHTRDMKNAYKQADGRKVDGKRVVVDVERGRTVPNWHPRRLGGGLGSSRIGGENADKKDSAREQQLAVRPISEEPRRDDRRADRDREKSRESVRERDRDERTRERSHDRTRDRDSREEKHHHRDRDRPRDRERGKDRERDHGRDRDRDRRDKDRDRDRGRDYDREKDRDRSHDRHRERGKDRDKDYERASRERDRGHVHDREADYANGGPKHDKSLLHYGQDYGYSQYEQHKGHDPYGYDQDGRGHESERSKRHEREYYRVDSYGKMETNYQGQPNNAEPDGPEEGEAYEEGAYQYQQAGERMNET; encoded by the exons atgAGCGACTACGGCCACGGCGCGCCGCGGGGGCCCAATCAGGATTCCCGCCCCAGGGGCCAGGGCCAGCGCCCCAACGTCCAGCAGCTCAAGCTC ATGGGGCAGATCCACCCGACGGGGCTCACGCCGAACCTGCTCAAGCTCTTCGAGCCGCGACCGCCGCTCGAGTACAAGCCGCCGCTCGAGAAGCGCAAGTGCCCAGCGTACACTG GGATGGCACAATTTGTGTCGCACTTCGCCGAGCCCGGGGACCCGGAGTACTCCCCGCCGGTGCCCAAGTGCGAGACAAGG TCTGAAAAGAAGGCTAGGATTCGCATGAATAAGCTTGAGCAAGGTGCAGCTAAGGTTGCTGAAGAAATTCAGAAAT ATGACCCGCAAAGTGACCCCAATGCCACTGGAGATCCGTACAAAACACTCTTTGTTGCAAGACTT AATTATGAGACGCCTGAGCATAAGATTAAACGGGAGTTTGAAGCTTATGGTCCTATTAAAAGG GTGCGGCTTGTAACTGACAAGGAGACTAGTAAACCTAGAGGATATGCATTCATCGAATTTATGCACACTCGGGACATGAAAA ATGCTTACAAGCAGGCAGATGGGAGAAAAGTGGATGGCAAGAGGGTAGTAGTTGATGTGGAGCGTGGTAGAACTGTTCCAAATTGGCATCCCAGGAGATTGGGTGGTGGACTTGGATCAAGCAGGATTGGTGGTGAGAATGCTGACAAGAAGGATTCCGCTAG GGAGCAACAGCTTGCTGTGCGTCCCATATCAGAGGAGCCTAGGAGGGATGATCGTCGTGCTGATAG GGATCGGGAGAAGTCTCGTGAAAGTGTACGTGAAAGAGATCGTGATGAGAGAACCCGTGAACGCTCACACGACCGTACACGTGATCGTGATTCAAGAGAAGAGAAGCACCACCATAGAGATCGTGATCGGCCTCGGGACAGGGAGCGAGGAAAGGACCGGGAAAGAGACCATGGGCGTGACCGCGACCGTGATCGTCGTGACAAAGATAGGGACAGGGATCGTGGTCGGGACTATGATAGAGAGAAGGACCGTGATCGTTCTCATGATCGCCATCGTGAGAGGGGCAAGGACCGTGACAAAGATTATGAGCGCGCCAGTCGTGAACGGGACCGTGGTCACGTGCATGATAGGGAAGCTGACTATGCCAATGGTGGGCCAAAACATGACAAAAGTTTGTTACATTATGGGCAGGATTATGGCTATAGCCAATATGAGCAACACAAAGGTCACGACCCCTATGGTTATGATCAAGATGGACGTGGGCATGAAAGTGAGCGCTCAAAGCGGCATGAGCGTGAGTACTATCGTGTTGACTCGTACGGTAAGATGGAAACCAACTATCAGGGGCAACCAAACAATGCTGAACCTGATGGCCCTGAGGAAGGGGAGGCATACGAGGAAGGTGCCTACCAGTATCAGCAAGCAGGTGAACGCATGAATGAAACTTGA
- the LOC133907942 gene encoding U1 small nuclear ribonucleoprotein 70 kDa-like isoform X1, translating into MSDYGHGAPRGPNQDSRPRGQGQRPNVQQLKLMGQIHPTGLTPNLLKLFEPRPPLEYKPPLEKRKCPAYTGMAQFVSHFAEPGDPEYSPPVPKCETRSEKKARIRMNKLEQGAAKVAEEIQKYDPQSDPNATGDPYKTLFVARLNYETPEHKIKREFEAYGPIKRVRLVTDKETSKPRGYAFIEFMHTRDMKNAYKQADGRKVDGKRVVVDVERGRTVPNWHPRRLGGGLGSSRIGGENADKKDSAREQQLAVRPISEEPRRDDRRADSFRDREKSRESVRERDRDERTRERSHDRTRDRDSREEKHHHRDRDRPRDRERGKDRERDHGRDRDRDRRDKDRDRDRGRDYDREKDRDRSHDRHRERGKDRDKDYERASRERDRGHVHDREADYANGGPKHDKSLLHYGQDYGYSQYEQHKGHDPYGYDQDGRGHESERSKRHEREYYRVDSYGKMETNYQGQPNNAEPDGPEEGEAYEEGAYQYQQAGERMNET; encoded by the exons atgAGCGACTACGGCCACGGCGCGCCGCGGGGGCCCAATCAGGATTCCCGCCCCAGGGGCCAGGGCCAGCGCCCCAACGTCCAGCAGCTCAAGCTC ATGGGGCAGATCCACCCGACGGGGCTCACGCCGAACCTGCTCAAGCTCTTCGAGCCGCGACCGCCGCTCGAGTACAAGCCGCCGCTCGAGAAGCGCAAGTGCCCAGCGTACACTG GGATGGCACAATTTGTGTCGCACTTCGCCGAGCCCGGGGACCCGGAGTACTCCCCGCCGGTGCCCAAGTGCGAGACAAGG TCTGAAAAGAAGGCTAGGATTCGCATGAATAAGCTTGAGCAAGGTGCAGCTAAGGTTGCTGAAGAAATTCAGAAAT ATGACCCGCAAAGTGACCCCAATGCCACTGGAGATCCGTACAAAACACTCTTTGTTGCAAGACTT AATTATGAGACGCCTGAGCATAAGATTAAACGGGAGTTTGAAGCTTATGGTCCTATTAAAAGG GTGCGGCTTGTAACTGACAAGGAGACTAGTAAACCTAGAGGATATGCATTCATCGAATTTATGCACACTCGGGACATGAAAA ATGCTTACAAGCAGGCAGATGGGAGAAAAGTGGATGGCAAGAGGGTAGTAGTTGATGTGGAGCGTGGTAGAACTGTTCCAAATTGGCATCCCAGGAGATTGGGTGGTGGACTTGGATCAAGCAGGATTGGTGGTGAGAATGCTGACAAGAAGGATTCCGCTAG GGAGCAACAGCTTGCTGTGCGTCCCATATCAGAGGAGCCTAGGAGGGATGATCGTCGTGCTGATA GCTTCAGGGATCGGGAGAAGTCTCGTGAAAGTGTACGTGAAAGAGATCGTGATGAGAGAACCCGTGAACGCTCACACGACCGTACACGTGATCGTGATTCAAGAGAAGAGAAGCACCACCATAGAGATCGTGATCGGCCTCGGGACAGGGAGCGAGGAAAGGACCGGGAAAGAGACCATGGGCGTGACCGCGACCGTGATCGTCGTGACAAAGATAGGGACAGGGATCGTGGTCGGGACTATGATAGAGAGAAGGACCGTGATCGTTCTCATGATCGCCATCGTGAGAGGGGCAAGGACCGTGACAAAGATTATGAGCGCGCCAGTCGTGAACGGGACCGTGGTCACGTGCATGATAGGGAAGCTGACTATGCCAATGGTGGGCCAAAACATGACAAAAGTTTGTTACATTATGGGCAGGATTATGGCTATAGCCAATATGAGCAACACAAAGGTCACGACCCCTATGGTTATGATCAAGATGGACGTGGGCATGAAAGTGAGCGCTCAAAGCGGCATGAGCGTGAGTACTATCGTGTTGACTCGTACGGTAAGATGGAAACCAACTATCAGGGGCAACCAAACAATGCTGAACCTGATGGCCCTGAGGAAGGGGAGGCATACGAGGAAGGTGCCTACCAGTATCAGCAAGCAGGTGAACGCATGAATGAAACTTGA
- the LOC133907942 gene encoding U1 small nuclear ribonucleoprotein 70 kDa-like isoform X3: protein MSDYGHGAPRGPNQDSRPRGQGQRPNVQQLKLMGQIHPTGLTPNLLKLFEPRPPLEYKPPLEKRKCPAYTGMAQFVSHFAEPGDPEYSPPVPKCETRSEKKARIRMNKLEQGAAKVAEEIQKYDPQSDPNATGDPYKTLFVARLNYETPEHKIKREFEAYGPIKRVRLVTDKETSKPRGYAFIEFMHTRDMKNAYKQADGRKVDGKRVVVDVERGRTVPNWHPRRLGGGLGSSRIGGENADKKDSAREQQLAVRPISEEPRRDDRRADSFRDREKSRESVRERDRDERTRERSHDRTRDRDSREEKHHHRDRDRPRDRERGKDRERDHGRDRDRDRRDKDRDRDRGRDYDREKDRDRSHDRHRERGKDRDKDYERASRERDRGHVHDREADYANGGPKHDKSLLHYGQDYGYSQYEQHKGHDPYGYDQDGRGHESERSKRHEREYYRVDSYGKMETNYQGQPNNAEPDGPEEGEAYEEGAYQYQQAAA, encoded by the exons atgAGCGACTACGGCCACGGCGCGCCGCGGGGGCCCAATCAGGATTCCCGCCCCAGGGGCCAGGGCCAGCGCCCCAACGTCCAGCAGCTCAAGCTC ATGGGGCAGATCCACCCGACGGGGCTCACGCCGAACCTGCTCAAGCTCTTCGAGCCGCGACCGCCGCTCGAGTACAAGCCGCCGCTCGAGAAGCGCAAGTGCCCAGCGTACACTG GGATGGCACAATTTGTGTCGCACTTCGCCGAGCCCGGGGACCCGGAGTACTCCCCGCCGGTGCCCAAGTGCGAGACAAGG TCTGAAAAGAAGGCTAGGATTCGCATGAATAAGCTTGAGCAAGGTGCAGCTAAGGTTGCTGAAGAAATTCAGAAAT ATGACCCGCAAAGTGACCCCAATGCCACTGGAGATCCGTACAAAACACTCTTTGTTGCAAGACTT AATTATGAGACGCCTGAGCATAAGATTAAACGGGAGTTTGAAGCTTATGGTCCTATTAAAAGG GTGCGGCTTGTAACTGACAAGGAGACTAGTAAACCTAGAGGATATGCATTCATCGAATTTATGCACACTCGGGACATGAAAA ATGCTTACAAGCAGGCAGATGGGAGAAAAGTGGATGGCAAGAGGGTAGTAGTTGATGTGGAGCGTGGTAGAACTGTTCCAAATTGGCATCCCAGGAGATTGGGTGGTGGACTTGGATCAAGCAGGATTGGTGGTGAGAATGCTGACAAGAAGGATTCCGCTAG GGAGCAACAGCTTGCTGTGCGTCCCATATCAGAGGAGCCTAGGAGGGATGATCGTCGTGCTGATA GCTTCAGGGATCGGGAGAAGTCTCGTGAAAGTGTACGTGAAAGAGATCGTGATGAGAGAACCCGTGAACGCTCACACGACCGTACACGTGATCGTGATTCAAGAGAAGAGAAGCACCACCATAGAGATCGTGATCGGCCTCGGGACAGGGAGCGAGGAAAGGACCGGGAAAGAGACCATGGGCGTGACCGCGACCGTGATCGTCGTGACAAAGATAGGGACAGGGATCGTGGTCGGGACTATGATAGAGAGAAGGACCGTGATCGTTCTCATGATCGCCATCGTGAGAGGGGCAAGGACCGTGACAAAGATTATGAGCGCGCCAGTCGTGAACGGGACCGTGGTCACGTGCATGATAGGGAAGCTGACTATGCCAATGGTGGGCCAAAACATGACAAAAGTTTGTTACATTATGGGCAGGATTATGGCTATAGCCAATATGAGCAACACAAAGGTCACGACCCCTATGGTTATGATCAAGATGGACGTGGGCATGAAAGTGAGCGCTCAAAGCGGCATGAGCGTGAGTACTATCGTGTTGACTCGTACGGTAAGATGGAAACCAACTATCAGGGGCAACCAAACAATGCTGAACCTGATGGCCCTGAGGAAGGGGAGGCATACGAGGAAGGTGCCTACCAGTATCAGCAAGCAG CTGCTTAG